From the genome of Podospora pseudoanserina strain CBS 124.78 chromosome 7 map unlocalized CBS124.78p_7.2, whole genome shotgun sequence, one region includes:
- a CDS encoding uncharacterized protein (EggNog:ENOG503NWJ9; COG:S), which translates to MASQINAVGVASTPPHVCSHCKKSFARHCDLNKHAKSHSRPYKCLYTNCKYHEHGWPTAKELERHVNDKHSPSPRTYACLYQPCPYRSKRESNCKQHMEKAHKWKYVRSKSNGKRLPTTGQSDIVYRLKTDEATLGVRNFGPSPISPQPPLIPPRGHDFVLYDDDQQEDAFGEEDDEAYSGFQDPEGFQSYLPWNSPNTRVRQAESVIDSCNDTLERPLGSEFYGSGLLDPRLSSYQTPPGSESHRTPDTPCLDIAAAIKVESPTVTMDFFSPPKRKYEAVDGSSQESKPTTNATRGASNPRAHRATSGPAKSTPNRRDSFDEDGHRPTKKARQMPVEDFSDTSMPDIFRFAHPTIYDRDQKETYSPCHTVHRDISTLVRHLSRPAHRFKVTDRFISSFDQDENFRHPRVGVCRWCWLTFTDRSEFEYHVSNPCEKVSKGKREKWRVLLNSFTPLVDLPVHTQSTFDVVRESEEDGWDRLSRGLEQSPEVDGSTCAPETSPALVYPTTHGEFVSMTEHQRLLKEHQALQEKHRQLLGQVTQAMYAQQVCDNARTQSLDARDNMLLAAMSREAHKGSALAHQQRKLSDRDNLVQHMDSQSTDVDVQGFLEEVESAHKGLSRQDSGLSTTSRSTIHHVPPSPPVKSLDYVDDDQQNAAHGSGSQNARKQPTSHADSGYATEGRRGSLAELGLSTVAGVATSAMMHHPHHSMTTATTTDDTFMKDMFMSTGHDEEQHSQEQTQHHLLDTSLTDPFLDYGFPSTSQLEADLEFGFPI; encoded by the exons ATGGCCTCCCAGATTAACGCCGTCGGCGTCgcctcgacaccaccacatgTCTGCTCCCACTGCAAAAAGTCCTTCGCCCGCCACTGTGATCTCAACAAGCACGCAAAGTCCCACAGCAGACCATACAAGTGCCTGTACACAAACTGCAAGTATCACGAGCATGGCTGGCCAACCGCCAAGGAGCTGGAACGACATGTCAATGACAAGCACTCGCCATCTCCTAGAACCTATGCGTGCCTGTATCAGCCATGCCCATACCGGTCGAAACGGGAATCGAACTGCAAACAACACATGGAGAAAGCCCACAAGTGGAAGTATGTGAGGAGCAAGTCAAACGGCAAGCGACTACCGACCACAGGCCAGTCCGATATCGTCTACCGTCTGAAGACCGATGAAGCCACTCTTGGGGTCCGGAACTTTGGCCCAAGTCCCATCTCACCGCAGCCGCCATTAATACCACCACGTGGCCATGATTTCGTTCTTTACGACGACGACCAGCAAGAAGATgcctttggcgaggaggacgacgaggctTATTCTGGGTTCCAGGACCCGGAAGGATTCCAGTCTTACCTCCCATGGAACTCCCCAAATACTCGCGTCCGGCAAGCCGAGTCCGTGATCGATTCCTGCAACGATACTCTCGAGAGGCCGCTGGGCTCAGAGTTCTACGGCAGCGGACTTCTGGATCCAAGACTTTCATCTTATCAAACGCCTCCAGGCTCGGAATCTCATCGCACCCCTGATACGCCCTGCCTTGATATTGCGGCTGCGATCAAAGTCGAGTCTCCAACCGTGACAATGGACTTCTTTTCGCCACCAAAACGGAAATATGAGGCTGTCGATGGGTCATCACAAGAGTCGAAGCCTACCACCAACGCAACCCGTGGAGCTTCAAATCCCAGAGCGCACCGCGCAACTTCCGGTCCAGCCAAGAGCACTCCCAACCGCAGAGACAGCTTCGATGAAGACGGCCACCGCCCAACTAAGAAGGCAAGGCAAATGCCCGTGGAGGATTTCAGCGACACGAGCATGCCGGATATCTTTCGATTTGCCCACCCGACTATCTA TGACAGAGACCAGAAGGAGACGTATTCCCCATGCCACACAGTTCACAGGGATATTTCCACTCTGGT ACGACATCTGAGCAGGCCGGCGCATCGTTTCAAGGTCACCGATCGGTTCATTTCATCCTTTGATCAAGACGAGAACTTTCGTCATCCGAGAGTTGGTGTTTGCCGTTGGTGCTGGTTGACATTTACGGACCGATCCGAATTCGAGTACCATGTCTCAAATCCGTGCGAGAAGGTCTCTAAAGGGAAGCGAGAGAAGTGGAGGGTTCTTTTGAACAGCTTCACTCCCCTGGTTGATCTGCCGGTCCATACACAGTCAACTTTCGACGTGGTTCGGGAaagcgaggaggatggttgGGATCGGCTGTCGAGAGGGCTGGAACAGTCGCCAGAGGTTGATGGTAGCACTTGTGCTCCGGAGACATCTCCGGCTTTGGTCTACCCAACCACTCATGGAGAATTTGTCTCCATGACGGAACACCAAAGGCTCCTAAAGGAGCATCAAGCACTCCAGGAGAAGCATCGTCAACTACTTGGCCAGGTCACACAGGCCATGTACGCCCAGCAGGTCTGCGACAACGCCAGGACCCAGTCTCTTGATGCTCGGGACAACATGCTCCTCGCAGCCATGTCGCGAGAGGCTCACAAGGGGTCGGCCCTGGCTCATCAACAACGCAAACTTTCGGACCGGGACAATCTCGTGCAGCACATGGACTCTCAATCCACGGATGTTGACGTCCAGGGCTTTCTGGAAGAAGTCGAGAGCGCCCACAAGGGCCTGTCGAGGCAAGATTCTGGCTTGAGCACCACATCCCGTTCGACCATCCACCACGTCCCGCCAAGCCCACCGGTCAAGTCTCTCGACTATGTTGATGACGACCAGCAAAATGCGGCTCATGGCTCCGGCAGCCAAAACGCCAGGAAACAGCCTACGTCTCATGCCGACTCGGGCTACGCAACAGAAGGCAGACGCGGCAGCCTCGCCGAGCTGGGCCTGTCTACCGTTGCGGGGGTGGCCACGTCAGCAATGAtgcatcaccctcaccactCCATGACGACGGCAACGACGACTGATGATACGTTTATGAAGGATATGTTTATGAGCACCGGTCATGATGAGGAGCAGCATTCGCAAGAGCAGACTCAGCACCATCTTCTTGATACTAGCTTGACGGACCCTTTTCTTGACTATGGATTTCCTTCGACGAGCCAGTTAGAGGCTGATTTGGAGTTTGGTTTTCCTATCTAA
- a CDS encoding uncharacterized protein (EggNog:ENOG503P1ZY; CAZy:GT109), with protein MNLTIPRLNLLFLVVWLLLLLISYLNSYDDPSSIFYSETASYTPRHSKLLSHQADLYLANPPPRPPPPSDENDNKFLCIGIPSINRTTQSFLKHTIGTLLLPLSPAQRSSVHLVVLLADRPAAKHSAYGEGWLEKVVDEVLIYDDPPPSEAGVYKKVPFELVDGRERGKTRVENMRLDHSLLVETCMNHGSEYFALVEDDVVASGDWLTRLNKGLGFLEGRKGEEEWLYLRLFHSELLMGWNSEEWRTYLGWSCTVYAIVLVSFLVLRSKRWLCFGRLGRQNADVFRYATAMVFGLWLPALIALWFLSGRVSTSRINPFAWTSHGVREMMNYGCCAQGLVFPRRQLPGVFKLMRYPPYRFPGDMILEGYAGDHGLRKWALDPSVLQHVGFTESSAGPRRAEVWNFSFERLTPKTTGWGWGG; from the coding sequence ATGAACCTCACGATCCCTCGCCtaaacctcctcttcctcgtcgtctggctcctcctccttctcatctcGTACCTCAACTCCTAcgacgacccctcctccatcttttATTCCGAAACCGCATCCTACACCCCTCGGCACAGCAAACTCCTCTCTCACCAAGCCGATTTATACCTCGCCAACCCGCCCCCtagacctcctcccccctccgaCGAAAACGACAACAAATTCCTCTGTATCGGCATCCCCTCCATAAACCGCACCACCCAGTCCTTCCTCAAGCACACAAtcggcaccctcctcctccccctctcccccgcccaGCGTTCGTCGGTCCACTTGGTTGTCTTGCTAGCCGACCGTCCAGCGGCAAAACACAGCGCGtatggggaggggtggttggagaaggttgttgatgaggttctCATTTACGATGACCCGCCACCTTCTGAGGCGGGGGTATACAAAAAGGTGCCGTTTGAGCTTGTGGACGGCCGAGAAAGGGGGAAGACGAGGGTTGAAAACATGAGGCTGGATCACTCCCTGTTGGTGGAGACTTGTATGAACCATGGGAGTGAGTATTTCGccttggtggaggatgatgttgtcgCTTCAGGGGATTGGCTTACCCGACTGAACAAAGGGTTGGGGTTtctggaggggaggaaaggggaggaagagtggTTGTATCTGAGGTTGTTTCACTCGGAACtgttgatggggtggaaTAGTGAGGAGTGGAGGACGTACCTCGGTTGGTCGTGCACAGTCTACGCGATTGTGCTCGTCTCGTTTTTGGTGCTACGATCAAAAAGGTGGTTGtgttttgggaggttggggaggcagAACGCGGATGTGTTTCGGTATGCGACTGCGATGGTGTTTGGTCTTTGGCTGCCGGCGTTGATTGCGCTGTGGTTTCTTTCTGGGAGGGTTTCGACAAGTAGGATCAACCCTTTCGCTTGGACGTCGCacggggtgagggagatgatgaacTATGGGTGTTGCGCGCAGGGGCTGGTGTTCCCTAGGAGGCAGCTCCCTGGGGTTTTTAAGCTGATGAGGTACCCGCCTTATCGGTTTCCGGGGGATATGATACTGGAGGGGTACGCGGGGGATCACGGGCTCAGAAAGTGGGCATTGGATCCGAGTGTGCTTCAGCATGTGGGCTTTACCGAGAGCTCGGCCgggccgaggagggcggaggtgtGGAACTTTAGTTTTGAGAGGTTGACTCCAAAGACGacgggttgggggtgggggggttag
- a CDS encoding uncharacterized protein (EggNog:ENOG503NY4G), translating into MAPLIPSAEIRLSYPLYALDFDPQDANRLVVGGGGGAGGTGVGNQISVLDTSTKEALQVVSEIELSRAEDSVNTIAVGPRKKNSVPVYAGINSSEDDIKKGKNEHFRVFSADLPSKTKDAAGGPKITEVSRSSFFTTKDTEAYQRVLRISQPYEGVKQIGAAATGVYRAAKDPQIAIFDIPSASGNNTAPKLRGNLELVKEAMDLDIIQISGDGHQLVYCDDYDIHTLDISNKGDSKDLHTVWTMPHDESMGAKARPSFRSIRYLTPTFVLCVANLPQAGGSVLQGFRLPNPADVGKEGKEGKARLALSVHLPKNVRRGTGLAVRNLSPPASPSQEQGDAQFVIAVTGQDSSITLYTLEHQALAGLTLIANCHIITTLKEVHPGPISGLAFSTFVPPASGSKVPATVKLASIGSLGNTCVVHTIPLKKLPSSTTVSSSVKSLVPARYVVALKSHGPGHKGFLSFIAISAIVIALLAQALMEINGLAPPYLGTKNVVPASWQAPYMKGLREEQARLKKEGGGQLADILGQPREGVPRVVIKQQGEWDSAMAEGAGAVKMVLKQEEGSGEVKMVEEEKLGEGEKGKEWEELPVEQQELWKKALKKAGHWGEDVGEAVFKGVLFGEIGGLVGAFVRG; encoded by the coding sequence ATGGCGCCCCTGATCCCCTCGGCCGAGATCCGGCTCTCCTACCCTCTCTACGCCCTCGATTTCGACCCTCAAGATGCCAACAGACTGGTcgttggtggcggaggaggggcaggcgGAACGGGAGTAGGAAACCAGATCAGCGTCCTCGACACGTCGACAAAGGAAGCCCTTCAGGTCGTCTCCGAAATCGAACTCAGTCGCGCGGAAGACAGCGTCAACACTATTGCCGTGGGCCCGCGCAAGAAGAATTCAGTTCCGGTGTATGCTGGCATCAACTCGAGCGAGGATGACatcaagaaggggaagaatgaACACTTTAGGGTATTCTCTGCCGATCTACCGTCAAAGACCAAGGATGCTGCTGGAGGACCAAAGATCACCGAGGTGTCGAGGTCTTCGTTCTTCACAACAAAAGATACCGAGGCTTATCAGAGGGTTTTGAGGATATCACAGCCGTACGAGGGGGTGAAGCAGATTGGAGCTGCCGCGACGGGTGTCTACCGGGCTGCGAAGGACCCGCAAATTGCCATCTTTGATATTCCCTCTGCGAGCGGAAACAACACGGCGCCAAAGTTGAGGGGGAACCTGGAGTTGGTCAAGGAGGCGATGGACTTGGACATCATCCAGATCAGCGGCGACGGACACCAGCTTGTCTACTGCGATGACTACGACATCCACACGCTTGACATCAGCAACAAGGGTGACTCCAAAGACTTGCACACCGTCTGGACCATGCCACACGACGAGTCAATGGGTGCCAAAGCCCGGCCTTCCTTCAGGTCGATCCGTTACCTCACGCCCACCTTTGTCCTCTGCGTCGCCAACCTTCCCCAAGCAGGCGGTTCCGTCCTCCAGGGCTtccgcctccccaacccagccgacGTTGGCaaggagggaaaagaaggaaaagccCGCCTCGCGCTCTCGgttcacctccccaaaaacgTCCGCCGCGGCACCGGTCTGGCGGTCCGCAACCTTTCCCCTCCCGCAAGCCCCTCCCAAGAACAGGGCGACGCCCAGTTTGTCATCGCCGTCACGGGACAGGATAGCTCCATCACCCTCTACACCCTTGAACACCAGGCTCTCGCCGGTTTGACGCTGATTGCCAACTgccacatcatcaccaccctcaaagAAGTCCACCCCGGTCCGATCTCTGGCCTGGCCTTTTCGACCTTTGTGCCCCCAGCATCGGGCTCAAAGGTGCCCGCTACGGTTAAGCTAGCGTCGATTGGCTCGCTGGGGAACACGTGCGTGGTTCACACCATCCCGCTCAAGAAGCTGCCCTCGTCTACTACGGTCTCTTCTAGTGTGAAGTCGCTCGTGCCAGCGAGGTATGTTGTCGCACTAAAGTCGCACGGCCCAGGACACAAGGGGTTCTTGTCGTTTATTGCCATCTCTGCCATTGTCATTGCTTTGTTGGCGCAGGCGCTGATGGAGATTAATGGCCTTGCGCCGCCGTATTTGGGGACGAAGAATGTTGTTCCTGCGAGCTGGCAGGCGCCTTATATGAAGGGTTtgcgggaggagcaggcgagGCTTaaaaaggaagggggggggcagTTGGCGGATATTTTGGGGCAGCCtagggagggggtgccgagggtggtgattaAGCAGCAGGGGGAGTGGGAttcggccatggcggaggGGGCCGGggcggtgaagatggtgctcaagcaggaggaggggagtggggaggtgaagatggtggaggaggagaagttgggggaaggggaaaaggggaaagaaTGGGAGGAGCTGCCGGTGGAGCAGCAGGAGTTGTGGAAGAAGGCGCTCAAGAAGGCGGGGcattggggggaggatgtaGGGGAGGCAGTCTTtaagggggtgttgtttggggagattggggggttggtgggggctTTTGTTAGGGGGTAG
- a CDS encoding uncharacterized protein (EggNog:ENOG503P082; COG:U) gives MITTSTAAPSPSPVLSETFSLLSLLLISITVLLILRHYLPLRTTPAYLLLPVFFALFLPASIGLLVPIDLASPLDSSSSSPIPKGIWLPPAALRVGWRITYWLTFALTWFILPILAEYSDSGFREPKAKVLDSLRANAQYYAVVFGSGLVGFVYVLWSYGKFDASLKGTIMALAYCWGLILAIYLMGHGLVSIPRRLFRSADVSGRLRRLQCHAPRIYEKMEDAEMELEDLELQVGELGRRKGGSAELFRDWIEELVDMVSLEAQMTPSNARRAVRGTGNERGLPNVITEKWLAELTRDLVRARHTRSRYGSEWNRLLEEVVRTQAILDSAGSKRLDFGKGTRTAGSTSLWERASLFTPYTRYLFHYHVAPYLRMALGGVLGLASVCIVWSELVKDLFPSLSVIRYTVIHHDPLGESGGQVGLAGQAIAAFWLLYMCAAALISITEVKVWRGRALVKRNTAPESAFWYASQVARLSVPLSYNFMTFLGSALYKDTVFYGFLGKLIDLTPLGEWFNYLFPAFILLPVFATLFGLYGKVQTMFGFGAAFGMGGEDEDDGEGEEERFYGTGSWREGRDLIERELNGTSASVRNNRRAELGSSTNGGGGRRGGPILSIPRSSTGSSARAPTTPFATSPTSGGGGSRHQANTSARRVGRDRGQVTLSNDGDDENFFEALGHRMKNTIDTFDTPDWFKGFGEGIKKPKWMGGDDNGGGSGNGGGDIRRWFGGGGDGSSSSGGGQGRIRL, from the coding sequence aTGATCACGACCTCGACagcagccccctccccctcccccgtcctctccgaaaccttctccctcctctccctcctcctcatctccatcacagtcctcctcatcctccgccactacctccccctccgcacAACCCCcgcctacctcctcctccccgtcttcttcgccctcttcctccccgcctccatcggcctcctcgtcccaatcgacctcgcctcccccctcgactcatcatcctcctcccccatcccaaaagGAATCTGGCTCCCACCCGCCGCCCTCCGCGTAGGCTGGCGAATCACCTACTGGCTCACCTTTGCGCTCACGTGgttcatcctccccatcctggCCGAGTACTCCGACTCTGGCTTCCGCGAGCCGAAAGCCAAGGTCCTCGACTCCCTCCGCGCAAACGCGCAGTACTATGCCGTCGTCTTTGGGTCAGGGCTGGTGGGGTTTGTCTATGTCCTCTGGTCCTACGGGAAGTTCGACGCCAGTCTCAAGGGCACGATCATGGCGCTGGCGTACTGCTGGGGTTTGATTCTTGCCATCTACCTCATGGGTCACGGGTTGGTGTCGATACCGCGGCGGCTGTTTAGGTCGGCCGATGTGAgcgggaggttgaggaggctgcAGTGCCACGCGCCGAGGATATacgagaagatggaggatgcggagATGGAGCTTGAGGATTTGGAACTGCAggttggggagttgggacGGCGTAAAGGGGGGAGCGCGGAGTTGTTTAGGGATTGGattgaggagttggttgatATGGTCAGTCTGGAGGCGCAGATGACTCCGAGCAATGCCAGACGGGCGGTTAGGGGGACGGGGAATGAGAGGGGGTTGCCGAATGTGATTACGGAGAAGTGGCTGGCGGAGCTGACGAGGGATTTGGTCAGGGCGAGGCATACGAGGTCGAGGTATGGGAGTGAGTGGAATAggctgttggaggaggtggtgaggacgcAGGCGATTTTGGACTCGGCGGGGAGCAAGAGGTTGGATTTTGGGAAGGGGACGAGAACGGCGGGGTCGACGAGCttgtgggagagggcgagcTTGTTTACTCCTTACACCAGATACCTGTTTCATTATCATGTTGCGCCGTACTTGAGGATGGCGCTGggtggggttttggggttggcgtCTGTTTGCATTGTTTGGTCTGAGTTGGTCAAGGATTTGTTTCCGAGTCTGTCGGTGATTCGGTATACGGTTATTCATCACGATCCTCTGGGAGAGAGCGGAGGACAGGTTGGGTTGGCGGGGCAGGCGATCGCGGCGTTTTGGCTGCTGTACATGTGTGCCGCGGCGTTGATTTCGATTACGGAGGTTAAGgtctggagggggagggcgttggTCAAGAGGAACACGGCGCCGGAGAGCGCGTTCTGGTATGCCAGCCAggtggcgaggttgagcGTGCCGTTGAGTTACAACTTTATGACGTTTTTGGGGAGCGCGCTCTACAAGGACACGGTGTTTTATGGGTTTTTGGGCAAGCTGATTGATTTGACGCCGCTGGGGGAGTGGTTCAACTATCTGTTCCCGGCGTTTATTCTGTTGCCTGTTTTTGCGACCTTGTTTGGGCTGTACGGCAAAGTGCAGACCatgtttgggtttggggctGCGTTTGGcatgggtggggaggatgaagatgatggagagggggaggaggagaggttttATGGTACGGGCTCttggagggaagggagggatcTGATTGAGAGGGAGCTGAATGGGACTTCGGCGTCGGTGAGGAATAACAGGAGGGCAGAGCTGGGCTCATCGAcgaatggtggtggcggcaggAGGGGTGGGCCAATTTTGTCGATCCCGAGGTCGTCGACTGGTAGCTCGGCGAGGGCGCCGACTACGCCTTTTGCTACCTCTCCTACTTCGGGAGGTGGCGGGAGTAGACATCAGGCCAATACTTCTGCTCGCCGGGTAGGGAGGGACAGGGGGCAGGTGACGCTGAGCAATGACGGAGATGACGAAAACTTCTTCGAGGCGCTGGGGCATAGGATGAAGAACACGATTGACACGTTTGACACACCCGATTGGTTcaaggggtttggggaggggatcaAGAAACCAAAGTGGATGGGTGGGGATGATAACGGGGGCGGTAGTGGCaatggtggaggagatatcaggaggtggtttggtggcggtggtgatgggagtagcagcagcggtggtgggcaggggaggaTTAGACTGTGA
- the ALD2 gene encoding mitochondrial aldehyde dehydrogenase (COG:E; EggNog:ENOG503NW4N), with amino-acid sequence MAVFSSPRVLCATSRTPPLLSLSLRSHKPTTLRPRYFSLSTHLRTKMEVELTAPNGRKWTQPLGLFINNEFVKSSNEQKLASINPTTEEEICSVYAATSDDIDTAVAAARKAFKDPSWKSLSGTERGALMLKLADLVSQHAETLATIECLDNGKPYTTALAENVPEVVNVFRYYGGYADKNFGQVIDVGPAKFAYTVKEPLGVCGQIIPWNYPLDMAAWKLGPALCCGNTVVLKLAEQTPLSMLYLAKLIKEAGFPPGVVNIINGHGREAGAALVQHPQVDKIAFTGSTATGKEIMKMASATMKNITLETGGKSPLIVFEDADLDLAATWSHIGIMSNQGQICTATSRILVHEGIYDKFTEAFRAKIQEISVLGDPFEETTFQGPQVTKQQYERVLSYIDIGKEEGATVFLGGEAAPQRGKGFFIAPTVFTNVKPTMRIYREEIFGPCVAIASFKTEEEAVEMANDSTYGLGSAIFTRDLNRAHRVAREIEAGMVWINSSNDSDFRIPFGGVKQSGIGRELGEAGLAPYCNVKAIHVNMAA; translated from the exons ATGGCAGTGTTCTCATCGCCGAGGGTGCTGTGTGCCACTTCCCGGACACCACCACTGTTGTCTCTCTCTTTGAGAAGCCACAAGCCCACCACATTGAGACCACGATACTTTTCCTTGTCTACACATCTCAGAACCAAGATGGAGGTGGAACTCACAGCTCCCAACGGCAGGAAGTGGACTCAGCCATTGGGTCTCTTCATTAACAATGAGTTTGTCAAGAGCAGCAATGAGCAGAAGCTTGcttccatcaaccccac aaccgaggaggagatctGCTCCGTCTACGCTGCCACATCTGATGACATCGACACAGCTGTAGCAGCAGCCCGCAAGGCCTTCAAGGACCCCTCATGGAAGTCTCTCAGCGGCACCGAGCGCGGTGCTCTCATGCTCAAGCTCGCCGACCTAGTCTCCCAACACGCCGAGACCCTCGCCACCATTGAGTGCCTCGACAACGGCAAACCTTACACCACAGCCCTCGCTGAAAACGTCCCCGAAGTCGTCAATGTATTCCGATACTACGGCGGCTACGCCGACAAGAACTTTGGCCAAGTTATCGACGTCGGCCCCGCCAAATTCGCCTACACCGTCAAGGAGCCCTTGGGTGTATGCGGCCAAATCATCCCCTGGAACTACCCCCTCGACATGGCCGCCTGGAAGCTCGGCCCAGCCCTCTGCTGCGGCAACACCGTCGTCCTGAAGCTCGCCGAgcaaacccccctctccatgCTCTACCTCGCCAAGCTCATCAAAGAAGCCGGCTTCCCTCCCGGCGtggtcaacatcatcaacggccACGGCCGCGAAGCCGGCGCCGCTCTCGTCCAACACCCCCAGGTCGACAAGATCGCTTTCACGGGCAGCACCGCCACCGGCAAGGAGATTATGAAGATGGCCTCGGCCACCATGAAGAACATCACGCTCGAGACGGGCGGCAAGTCCCCTCTCATCGTCTTTGAGGACGCCGACCTCGACCTTGCCGCGACGTGGTCCCACATCGGCATCATGAGCAACCAAGGTCAGATCTGCACCGCCACGTCCCGCATCCTCGTCCACGAGGGCATCTATGACAAGTTCACCGAGGCGTTCAGGGCCAAGATTCAAGAAATTTCGGTGCTGGGCGACCCCTTTGAGGAAACCACCTTCCAAGGACCCCAAGTCACGAAACAGCAATACGAGCGCGTCTTGTCATACATCGACAttggcaaagaagaaggtgcCACTGTTTTCCTCGGCGGTGAAGCTGCTCCTCAAAGGGGCAAAGGGTTCTTTATTGCTCCTACGGTGTTCACCAATGTGAAGCCGACGATGAGGATCTACCGCGAGGAGATCTTTGGTCCTTGCGTGGCGATTGCTTCGttcaagacggaggaggaggcggttgagatGGCTAATGATAGCACTTATGGGCTTGGGTCGGCGATTTTCACGAGGGACTTGAACAGGGCGCACagggtggcgagggagatcGAGGCGGGGATGGTGTGGATTAATAGCAGTAATGATTCTGATTTCAGGATCCCgtttgggggggtgaagCAGAgtgggattgggagggagctgggggaggcggggttGGCACCGTATTGTAATGTGAAGGCTATTCATGTGAATATGGCGGCGTAG
- a CDS encoding uncharacterized protein (COG:S; EggNog:ENOG503P8FJ) — protein sequence MSRPQDIMRFAVAAVALAGAAIAQDVAEEAHSTVYSTEYYTVTSCVAEVTDCPASATVVTSSVFPITTSTIYATSTYTVTDCAETVTDCPADATHVVTETIAVSTTVCPVTDVEPTPIATSSHHYSNTTAVEHPPYPTSGHEEPTKPAPIPTFVTVAPECPGTSIKTISTSITTVIPTVIYETVEVPCPTGGPGAPGVPGVPAPSGAVPSGGVPSGTTPPQPVFTAGASTVGGSIALAAFAGVLALLA from the exons ATGAGCAGACCACAAGACATT ATGCGTTTCgccgttgctgccgttgcccTCGCTGGCGCTGCCATTGCCCAGGatgttgcggaggaggctCACTCCACCGTCTACTCTACTGAGTACTACACCGTCACCTCCTGCGTCGCTGAGGTGACCGACTGCCCTGCCAGCGCCACCGTTGTCACCAGCTCCgtcttccccatcaccacctctaCCATCTACGCCACCTCGACCTACACCGTCACCGACTGCGCTGAGACCGTGACCGACTGCCCCGCTGATGCCACCCACGTCGTCACCGAGACCATCgccgtctccaccaccgtctgcCCCGTCACCGACGTCGAGcccacccccatcgccaccaGCTCGCACCACtactccaacaccaccgctgtCGAGCACCCTCCCTACCCCACCTCCGGCCACGAGGAGCCCACCAAGCCcgctcccatccccaccttCGTCACTGTTGCTCCTGAGTGCCCCGGCACCTCCATCAAGACCATCAGCACCTCTATCACCACGGTCATCCCCACCGTCATCTACGAGACCGTCGAGGTCCCCTGCCCCACTGGCGGCCCCGGTGCTCCCGGCGTCCCCGGCGTCCCTGCTCCCTCCGGCGCCGTTCCCTCCGGTGGCGTCCCCTCCGgcaccactcctccccagcctgtCTTCACCGCCGGTGCCTCCACCGTCGGTGGCAGCAttgccctcgccgcctttgccgGTGTCCTTGCTCTCCTTGCTTAG